A genome region from Maylandia zebra isolate NMK-2024a linkage group LG6, Mzebra_GT3a, whole genome shotgun sequence includes the following:
- the stim2a gene encoding stromal interaction molecule 2 precursor, whose translation MFPPSPLLLVFPAALFWAAQVAGDLEGVTIPDPCAVVSPPCMSEADRFSLEALRSIHQMMDDDQDGGIEVEESVEFIIEDMKQQQTNKHSNLHREDQHITVEELWRSWKSSEVHNWTQDDVLRWLKDFVELPQYERHFKEFKVNGNTLPRIAANEPSFLSGQLRVQDQRDKQKLTIKALDVVLFGPPTRPPHNYMKDLLLIVSVVMGVGGCWFAQAQNKASKVHISKMMKDLESLQRAEQSLIELQEQLERAQEEKRNVAEEKQSLEEKMRDEIMGAQEEAHRLHELRQGAVSELSRLRYAEEELEQVRGALKQAEKDMQASWTVTEVLQQWLQLTHEVEVQYYNVKKQSAELQLATAKEEAEKIKKKRNSVLGTLHVAHSSSLDQVDHKILEAKNALSEVTACLRERLHRWQHIELLCGFPIIRNPGLAKLTAQLYSDSIALGLPRVCQSSCSCHSSIHGSIEDLLDEPTSPILPQIPVAVAPLKRSPRARVSIRRSRRSGIIPQPSATMISPDPDLLIPIRTPYSSYDEEEEHFRKTLKKQDSQERFSDSEYMTSPPLSKLFPSSAVDISSRKLYHDDTELLAESPVTKTLTKEVEALVESPPHKMSVEDLETSVDIACSKMVRDKTLDTSLETSSLKMSAEESCTDSTSRKMSRNRTGLSTDVALKKGISNETDAEFSPRKVEKDTVGDLTEVPSKNTFRERSDLGIDVRKMIWDEVEASVDLAKRKISKDMMGSSTDTSSGKMTRDDPEHLFDSRRITRDSMGVSQDTGSRKHAFHKGENQFDSSVRGSAKDKIVETTRIPTRKISRDELEYYTDVASMKILPRERLEALVDTSSSTEMQEFCLEPSTSKGLLRNELEMSAGSLRRRMPRMPREDAESTIDTPTGKISWDRVDIPREMPKQFILREELSESSSLAAHNVQPDLMLTSQVPWKSSSDFFTVGPLSQLVYDGILEKSCSSVSSATNLSAGRLRAEMEPPLPKPRVVLPAPSLPSEAADDKNKEKEKSKKPLKLKNLFKKKNESSPEKL comes from the exons ACCCCTGCGCCGTAGTGTCTCCACCATGCATGAGCGAGGCTGATCGCTTCAGCTTGGAGGCCCTTCGGAGCATCCATCAGATGATGGATGATGACCAAGATGGGGGGATTGAGGTGGAAGAGAGTGTGGAG TTCATTATTGAAGACATGAAGCAGCAACAGACTAACAAACACAGCAACCTGCACAGAGAAGACCAGCACATCACAGTTGAGGAGCTCTGGAGAAGCTGGAAGTCATCCGAAG tacATAATTGGACTCAGGATGACGTGCTCCGCTGGCTGAAGGATTTTGTTGAATTGCCACAGTATGAGAGACATTTTAAAGAGTTTAAGGTCAATGGAAACACACTCCCCAG GATTGCAGCTAATGAGCCTTCATTCCTGAGTGGCCAGCTAAGAGTTCAGGACCAGAGAGACAAACAGAAGCTCACCATCAAAGCTCTGGATGTTGTTCTGTTCGGACCACCTACAC GGCCCCCTCATAACTACATGAAAGACCtgctgctcattgtgtcagttGTGATGGGAGTCGGCGGCTGCTGGTTTGCCCAGGCTCAGAACAAAGCCAGCAAAGTCCACATATCTAAAATGATGAAAGATTTAGAAAGTCTCCAGAGGGCTGAACAGAGCCTCATAGAACTACAAGAACA ACTGGAGCGAGCCCAGGAAGAAAAGCGTAATGTggcagaagaaaaacagagccTAGAGGAGAAGATGAGAGATGAGATCATGGGGGCACAGGAAGAGGCTCATCGTCTGCATGAGCTGAGGCAGGGAGCTGTTAGTGAGCTGAGCCGCCTCAGATATGCAGAGGAGGAGCTGGAACAG GTCCGTGGAGCGCTGAAGCAGGCCGAGAAGGACATGCAAGCCAGCTGGACTGTCACAGAGGTGCTTCAGCAGTGGCTGCAGCTGACACATGAGGTAGAGGTGCAGTACTACAATGTTAAAAAGCAGAGTGCAGAACTACAGCTTGCCACTGCCAAGGAGGAG GCAGAGAAGattaagaagaagagaaactcTGTGCTGGGGACACTCCACGTGGCCCACAGCTCCTCTCTAGACCAAGTAGACCACAAGATTTTGGAGGCCAA GAATGCCTTGTCTGAAGTAACAGCCTGCCTGCGGGAGCGTCTTCATCGCTGGCAACATATTGAGCTCCTCTGTGGGTTTCCCATCATCAGGAATCCGGGTTTAGCAAAACTCACTGCTCAACTCTACTCCGACTCAATTGCCCTGGGGTTGCCTAGAGTGTGCCAGTCATCTTGTTCGTGCCACAGCTCCATTCATGGCTCCATAGAGGATCTTTTAGATGAGCCTACCTCTCCTATTTTACCTCAGATACCAG TTGCAGTTGCACCACTTAAACGGTCTCCTCGAGCACGGGTATCCATACGTCGGTCACGTCGCTCAGGGATCATTCCTCAACCATCAGCCACCATGATCTCCCCAGACCCTGACCTTCTTATCCCCATCCGAACTCCCTACTCTTCCTATGACGAGGAAGAGGAACATTTTcgaaaaacactaaaaaaaca AGATTCCCAAGAAAGGTTCTCAGATTCAGAGTATATGACTTCTCCTCCTCTCAGCAAACTGTTCCCTAGTTCTGCTGTTGATATCTCCTCTCGAAAGCTCTATCACGATGACACTGAGCTGCTTGCTGAGAGCCCTGTTACAAAAACTTTAACTAAAGAAGTAGAGGCTCTTGTTGAATCGCCACCTCACAAAATGTCAGTGGAAGACCTTGAAACTTCTGTTGATATTGCCTGTAGCaagatggttagagacaaaacCTTGGATACTTCGTTGGAAACATCTTCTTTAAAAATGTCTGCAGAAGAGTCATGTACAGATTCAACATCAAGGAAGATGTCACGCAACAGGACTGGACTTTCCACTGATGTTGCGCTTAAAAAGGGAATTTCAAATGAGACAGATGCAGAGTTTTCACCCAGGAAAGTAGAGAAGGACACAGTGGGGGATTTGACAGAAGTTCCCTCAAAGAATACATTCAGAGAAAGAAGTGATTTGGGAATAGATGTGAGGAAGATGATATGGGATGAAGTAGAAGCATCAGTGGATCTAGCAAAAAGGAAGATATCAAAAGATATGATGGGCTCTTCAACTGACACTTCCTCAGGAAAGATGACAAGGGATGATCCTGAGCATCTATTTGACTCCAGAAGGATTACTAGAGATTCAATGGGAGTTTCCCAAGACACAGGTTCCAGGAAACATGCGTTCCATAAAGGGGAAAATCAATTTGATTCCTCTGTGAGGGGATCAGCAAAAGACAAAATAGTTGAGACAACCAGAATACCAACAAGAAAAATATCTAGAGATGAGCTGGAGTATTATACAGATGTTGCTTCAATGAAGATACTGCCCAGAGAGAGACTCGAAGCACTTGTGGACACCTCATCCTCTACAGAGATGCAAGAGTTTTGTTTAGAGCCATCAACAAGTAAAGGTTTACTGAGAAATGAACTTGAAATGTCTGCTGGTTCTCTCAGAAGGAGAATGCCAAGAATGCCGAGAGAGGATGCTGAAAGCACCATAGACACTCCTACTGGAAAAATCTCTTGGGATAGAGTTGATATCCCAAGGGAAATGCCTAAACAATTCATCTTGAGGGAAGAGTTATCAGAATCAAGTTCACTGGCAGCTCACAATGTGCAGCCTGATCTCATGTTAACTTCCCAGGTGCCATGGAAGTCTTCATCAGACTTTTTTACTGTTGGGCCACTGAGCCAGCTCGTTTATGATGGAATCCTTGAAAAATCATGCAGCTCCGTGTCTTCAGCAACAAACCTCTCTGCTGGCAGGCTGCGAGCAGAGATGGAGCCACCTCTGCCAAAACCAAGGGTTGTCCTTCCTGCTCCCTCATTGCCTTCGGAGGCCGCAGATGACAAGAacaaggaaaaggaaaagagcAAGAAACCTTTAAAGCTCAAAAatctctttaaaaagaaaaatgagtcGAGTCCAGAGAAGCTTTAA
- the stim2a gene encoding stromal interaction molecule 2 isoform X1, whose translation MFPPSPLLLVFPAALFWAAQVAGDLEGVTIPGESASFDPAHPCAVVSPPCMSEADRFSLEALRSIHQMMDDDQDGGIEVEESVEFIIEDMKQQQTNKHSNLHREDQHITVEELWRSWKSSEVHNWTQDDVLRWLKDFVELPQYERHFKEFKVNGNTLPRIAANEPSFLSGQLRVQDQRDKQKLTIKALDVVLFGPPTRPPHNYMKDLLLIVSVVMGVGGCWFAQAQNKASKVHISKMMKDLESLQRAEQSLIELQEQLERAQEEKRNVAEEKQSLEEKMRDEIMGAQEEAHRLHELRQGAVSELSRLRYAEEELEQVRGALKQAEKDMQASWTVTEVLQQWLQLTHEVEVQYYNVKKQSAELQLATAKEEAEKIKKKRNSVLGTLHVAHSSSLDQVDHKILEAKNALSEVTACLRERLHRWQHIELLCGFPIIRNPGLAKLTAQLYSDSIALGLPRVCQSSCSCHSSIHGSIEDLLDEPTSPILPQIPVAVAPLKRSPRARVSIRRSRRSGIIPQPSATMISPDPDLLIPIRTPYSSYDEEEEHFRKTLKKQDSQERFSDSEYMTSPPLSKLFPSSAVDISSRKLYHDDTELLAESPVTKTLTKEVEALVESPPHKMSVEDLETSVDIACSKMVRDKTLDTSLETSSLKMSAEESCTDSTSRKMSRNRTGLSTDVALKKGISNETDAEFSPRKVEKDTVGDLTEVPSKNTFRERSDLGIDVRKMIWDEVEASVDLAKRKISKDMMGSSTDTSSGKMTRDDPEHLFDSRRITRDSMGVSQDTGSRKHAFHKGENQFDSSVRGSAKDKIVETTRIPTRKISRDELEYYTDVASMKILPRERLEALVDTSSSTEMQEFCLEPSTSKGLLRNELEMSAGSLRRRMPRMPREDAESTIDTPTGKISWDRVDIPREMPKQFILREELSESSSLAAHNVQPDLMLTSQVPWKSSSDFFTVGPLSQLVYDGILEKSCSSVSSATNLSAGRLRAEMEPPLPKPRVVLPAPSLPSEAADDKNKEKEKSKKPLKLKNLFKKKNESSPEKL comes from the exons ACCCCTGCGCCGTAGTGTCTCCACCATGCATGAGCGAGGCTGATCGCTTCAGCTTGGAGGCCCTTCGGAGCATCCATCAGATGATGGATGATGACCAAGATGGGGGGATTGAGGTGGAAGAGAGTGTGGAG TTCATTATTGAAGACATGAAGCAGCAACAGACTAACAAACACAGCAACCTGCACAGAGAAGACCAGCACATCACAGTTGAGGAGCTCTGGAGAAGCTGGAAGTCATCCGAAG tacATAATTGGACTCAGGATGACGTGCTCCGCTGGCTGAAGGATTTTGTTGAATTGCCACAGTATGAGAGACATTTTAAAGAGTTTAAGGTCAATGGAAACACACTCCCCAG GATTGCAGCTAATGAGCCTTCATTCCTGAGTGGCCAGCTAAGAGTTCAGGACCAGAGAGACAAACAGAAGCTCACCATCAAAGCTCTGGATGTTGTTCTGTTCGGACCACCTACAC GGCCCCCTCATAACTACATGAAAGACCtgctgctcattgtgtcagttGTGATGGGAGTCGGCGGCTGCTGGTTTGCCCAGGCTCAGAACAAAGCCAGCAAAGTCCACATATCTAAAATGATGAAAGATTTAGAAAGTCTCCAGAGGGCTGAACAGAGCCTCATAGAACTACAAGAACA ACTGGAGCGAGCCCAGGAAGAAAAGCGTAATGTggcagaagaaaaacagagccTAGAGGAGAAGATGAGAGATGAGATCATGGGGGCACAGGAAGAGGCTCATCGTCTGCATGAGCTGAGGCAGGGAGCTGTTAGTGAGCTGAGCCGCCTCAGATATGCAGAGGAGGAGCTGGAACAG GTCCGTGGAGCGCTGAAGCAGGCCGAGAAGGACATGCAAGCCAGCTGGACTGTCACAGAGGTGCTTCAGCAGTGGCTGCAGCTGACACATGAGGTAGAGGTGCAGTACTACAATGTTAAAAAGCAGAGTGCAGAACTACAGCTTGCCACTGCCAAGGAGGAG GCAGAGAAGattaagaagaagagaaactcTGTGCTGGGGACACTCCACGTGGCCCACAGCTCCTCTCTAGACCAAGTAGACCACAAGATTTTGGAGGCCAA GAATGCCTTGTCTGAAGTAACAGCCTGCCTGCGGGAGCGTCTTCATCGCTGGCAACATATTGAGCTCCTCTGTGGGTTTCCCATCATCAGGAATCCGGGTTTAGCAAAACTCACTGCTCAACTCTACTCCGACTCAATTGCCCTGGGGTTGCCTAGAGTGTGCCAGTCATCTTGTTCGTGCCACAGCTCCATTCATGGCTCCATAGAGGATCTTTTAGATGAGCCTACCTCTCCTATTTTACCTCAGATACCAG TTGCAGTTGCACCACTTAAACGGTCTCCTCGAGCACGGGTATCCATACGTCGGTCACGTCGCTCAGGGATCATTCCTCAACCATCAGCCACCATGATCTCCCCAGACCCTGACCTTCTTATCCCCATCCGAACTCCCTACTCTTCCTATGACGAGGAAGAGGAACATTTTcgaaaaacactaaaaaaaca AGATTCCCAAGAAAGGTTCTCAGATTCAGAGTATATGACTTCTCCTCCTCTCAGCAAACTGTTCCCTAGTTCTGCTGTTGATATCTCCTCTCGAAAGCTCTATCACGATGACACTGAGCTGCTTGCTGAGAGCCCTGTTACAAAAACTTTAACTAAAGAAGTAGAGGCTCTTGTTGAATCGCCACCTCACAAAATGTCAGTGGAAGACCTTGAAACTTCTGTTGATATTGCCTGTAGCaagatggttagagacaaaacCTTGGATACTTCGTTGGAAACATCTTCTTTAAAAATGTCTGCAGAAGAGTCATGTACAGATTCAACATCAAGGAAGATGTCACGCAACAGGACTGGACTTTCCACTGATGTTGCGCTTAAAAAGGGAATTTCAAATGAGACAGATGCAGAGTTTTCACCCAGGAAAGTAGAGAAGGACACAGTGGGGGATTTGACAGAAGTTCCCTCAAAGAATACATTCAGAGAAAGAAGTGATTTGGGAATAGATGTGAGGAAGATGATATGGGATGAAGTAGAAGCATCAGTGGATCTAGCAAAAAGGAAGATATCAAAAGATATGATGGGCTCTTCAACTGACACTTCCTCAGGAAAGATGACAAGGGATGATCCTGAGCATCTATTTGACTCCAGAAGGATTACTAGAGATTCAATGGGAGTTTCCCAAGACACAGGTTCCAGGAAACATGCGTTCCATAAAGGGGAAAATCAATTTGATTCCTCTGTGAGGGGATCAGCAAAAGACAAAATAGTTGAGACAACCAGAATACCAACAAGAAAAATATCTAGAGATGAGCTGGAGTATTATACAGATGTTGCTTCAATGAAGATACTGCCCAGAGAGAGACTCGAAGCACTTGTGGACACCTCATCCTCTACAGAGATGCAAGAGTTTTGTTTAGAGCCATCAACAAGTAAAGGTTTACTGAGAAATGAACTTGAAATGTCTGCTGGTTCTCTCAGAAGGAGAATGCCAAGAATGCCGAGAGAGGATGCTGAAAGCACCATAGACACTCCTACTGGAAAAATCTCTTGGGATAGAGTTGATATCCCAAGGGAAATGCCTAAACAATTCATCTTGAGGGAAGAGTTATCAGAATCAAGTTCACTGGCAGCTCACAATGTGCAGCCTGATCTCATGTTAACTTCCCAGGTGCCATGGAAGTCTTCATCAGACTTTTTTACTGTTGGGCCACTGAGCCAGCTCGTTTATGATGGAATCCTTGAAAAATCATGCAGCTCCGTGTCTTCAGCAACAAACCTCTCTGCTGGCAGGCTGCGAGCAGAGATGGAGCCACCTCTGCCAAAACCAAGGGTTGTCCTTCCTGCTCCCTCATTGCCTTCGGAGGCCGCAGATGACAAGAacaaggaaaaggaaaagagcAAGAAACCTTTAAAGCTCAAAAatctctttaaaaagaaaaatgagtcGAGTCCAGAGAAGCTTTAA